The following proteins come from a genomic window of Vibrio vulnificus NBRC 15645 = ATCC 27562:
- a CDS encoding substrate-binding domain-containing protein: MATMKDIAKLAGVSTSTVSHVINKTRFVSEEIALRVNHAAKELNYFAPSALARSLKVNRTNTIGMLVTTSTNPFFGEVVKGVERSCYQKGYNLILCNTEGDHERMKSSIMTLLQKRVDGLILMCSSLEGERLDVFERYPDIPVVVMDWGPMLFSSDKIQDNSLRGGYLAANHLIQMGHKEIGCITGPLIKHQAQMRYEGYKRALNEHGLPLNPAWIVEADFECEGGYQAFKKIVAKGSLPSALFVCNDMMAMGVINAANELGVEIPHDLSIIGYDDIHIAKFMTPSLTTIHQPKYRLGQAAVETLLKKINKETAEVQVVQLEPTLIERNSVVEWHDNEI; the protein is encoded by the coding sequence ATGGCTACGATGAAAGATATTGCAAAGCTTGCTGGTGTTTCTACATCAACCGTTAGCCATGTTATTAATAAGACCCGTTTTGTCAGTGAAGAAATTGCGCTGCGGGTGAATCATGCTGCTAAAGAACTCAACTATTTTGCCCCTTCCGCCTTAGCCCGCAGTTTAAAAGTCAACCGAACCAATACCATAGGAATGCTTGTGACGACCTCGACCAACCCGTTTTTTGGTGAAGTGGTTAAAGGGGTAGAGCGCAGCTGCTATCAAAAAGGATACAACTTAATACTCTGCAATACGGAAGGCGACCACGAGAGGATGAAATCGTCGATCATGACCTTGCTGCAAAAACGCGTCGATGGTTTGATTCTGATGTGTTCTTCGCTTGAAGGTGAGCGTTTGGATGTGTTTGAGCGCTACCCTGATATCCCTGTGGTGGTGATGGATTGGGGCCCCATGCTGTTTAGTAGCGATAAGATTCAGGACAACTCGCTACGTGGTGGCTATCTTGCCGCGAATCATCTCATTCAAATGGGGCATAAAGAGATTGGCTGTATTACCGGCCCGCTGATTAAGCATCAAGCTCAAATGCGTTATGAAGGCTACAAACGGGCGCTCAATGAGCACGGGTTGCCGTTAAATCCAGCGTGGATTGTGGAAGCGGACTTCGAGTGCGAAGGGGGCTATCAAGCATTCAAAAAAATCGTCGCCAAAGGCTCATTGCCGAGCGCTCTGTTTGTTTGCAATGACATGATGGCGATGGGAGTGATCAATGCTGCCAATGAACTGGGCGTGGAGATTCCTCATGACCTTTCTATTATCGGTTATGACGATATTCACATTGCTAAATTTATGACGCCTTCGCTTACGACTATTCATCAACCTAAATATCGTTTAGGACAAGCAGCGGTAGAAACCCTATTAAAGAAAATTAATAAAGAGACCGCAGAAGTGCAGGTAGTACAGCTTGAACCGACGTTGATTGAGCGAAACAGTGTCGTTGAGTGGCATGACAATGAGATCTAG
- the rbsK gene encoding ribokinase, with protein sequence MNKLVVLGSVNADHVLQVPSFPRPGETLHGRNYQVIPGGKGANQAVAAARLGADTGFIACVGDDSFGINIRENFKLDGIQIEGVKMQPNCPTGIAMIQVADSGENSICISAEANAKLTEAAIESDLPRIRDARFLLMQLETPLCGIELAAREAKAAKTNVILNPAPARALSDELLACIDVITPNETEAQVLTGIEVMNDESAQQAANVLHQKGIEIVMITLGSKGVWLSENGRGKRIDGYKVSVTDTTAAGDTFNGALVTGLLEDMPLESAIKFAHAAAAISVTRFGAQTSIPTRKEVDEFLAAHS encoded by the coding sequence ATGAACAAGTTAGTGGTTTTAGGTAGTGTTAATGCAGACCATGTGCTTCAAGTCCCATCCTTTCCACGTCCTGGGGAAACGTTACATGGGCGAAATTATCAAGTGATTCCGGGTGGGAAAGGGGCCAATCAAGCCGTTGCCGCTGCGCGTTTAGGTGCAGATACGGGCTTCATCGCTTGTGTTGGGGATGACTCGTTTGGCATCAATATACGTGAAAACTTTAAGCTTGACGGTATTCAAATCGAAGGCGTGAAGATGCAACCCAATTGCCCAACAGGTATCGCAATGATTCAAGTCGCAGACAGCGGTGAGAACAGCATTTGTATCTCGGCGGAAGCCAATGCCAAGTTAACCGAGGCGGCCATTGAATCGGATTTGCCACGCATCCGTGATGCCAGATTTCTTCTTATGCAGTTAGAAACCCCTCTCTGTGGGATAGAGCTTGCGGCCAGAGAAGCCAAAGCAGCAAAAACCAATGTAATTTTAAATCCAGCACCAGCGCGCGCATTGTCTGACGAACTATTAGCATGCATCGACGTGATCACACCAAATGAGACAGAAGCTCAGGTGTTAACCGGGATCGAGGTCATGAATGACGAAAGCGCTCAGCAAGCCGCCAATGTTTTGCATCAAAAAGGCATTGAGATCGTCATGATTACGCTTGGCTCTAAAGGGGTTTGGCTCAGCGAAAATGGCAGAGGTAAACGAATTGACGGCTACAAAGTCTCGGTGACGGACACAACGGCGGCGGGAGATACTTTTAATGGGGCATTGGTCACTGGTTTATTGGAGGATATGCCTTTAGAATCAGCGATTAAGTTTGCTCATGCCGCTGCGGCGATTTCAGTGACTCGATTTGGAGCGCAAACTTCTATTCCAACCCGTAAAGAGGTCGATGAGTTTTTAGCCGCGCACAGTTAG
- the rbsB gene encoding ribose ABC transporter substrate-binding protein RbsB, with protein sequence MKKLATLISAALLTSTVSLGAQAQDTMAIVVSTLNNPFFVTMKDGAETRAKELGYNLIVLDSQNDPSKELSNVEDLTIRGVKAILINPTDSDAVSNAIRIANRSNIPVLTLDRGASRGDVVSHIASDNVVGGELAGNFIVEKVGEKAKVIQLEGIAGTSAARERGEGFMNAVKGSHMELLASQPADFDRTKGLNVMENLLAANPNVQAVFAQNDEMALGALRAVQASGKDIVIVGFDGTDDGIAAVNRGKLAATIAQQPDLIGALGIETADKVLKGEQVEGYIPVPLKVVTK encoded by the coding sequence ATGAAAAAATTGGCAACATTGATTTCTGCTGCACTACTAACCTCTACCGTTTCTCTTGGTGCGCAGGCGCAAGATACTATGGCGATCGTAGTTTCAACGCTGAACAACCCATTCTTCGTCACCATGAAAGATGGGGCGGAAACGCGTGCAAAAGAGCTGGGCTACAATCTGATTGTTTTGGATTCGCAAAACGATCCGAGCAAAGAGCTTTCGAACGTGGAAGACCTGACCATTCGTGGCGTGAAAGCGATCTTGATCAACCCAACGGATTCGGATGCGGTATCCAATGCTATTCGTATTGCTAACCGTTCCAACATCCCTGTTTTGACGCTTGACCGTGGTGCAAGCCGTGGTGATGTGGTCAGCCACATTGCGTCAGACAACGTGGTGGGTGGTGAATTGGCGGGTAATTTCATCGTCGAAAAAGTGGGTGAAAAAGCGAAAGTGATCCAGCTTGAAGGTATCGCCGGGACATCAGCAGCGCGTGAGCGTGGGGAAGGCTTTATGAATGCGGTGAAAGGCAGTCATATGGAACTGCTTGCGAGCCAACCTGCGGATTTTGACCGCACTAAAGGCCTGAACGTGATGGAGAACTTACTGGCAGCAAACCCAAATGTTCAAGCGGTATTTGCTCAAAATGACGAAATGGCACTCGGTGCGCTACGTGCAGTGCAAGCGTCAGGCAAAGACATTGTTATTGTCGGTTTTGACGGCACCGACGACGGTATCGCCGCGGTGAATCGTGGCAAACTGGCGGCGACCATCGCCCAGCAGCCCGATCTTATCGGTGCGCTTGGTATTGAGACCGCCGACAAAGTACTGAAGGGCGAACAGGTTGAAGGTTACATCCCTGTTCCACTGAAAGTCGTAACGAAATAA
- the rbsC gene encoding ribose ABC transporter permease gives MSSEIMSKSKSNETKRTWISKEWLIEQKSLIALLFLIVVVSFLNPNFFTVDNILNILRQTSVNAIIAVGMTLVILTAGIDLSVGSVLALCGAFAASLVAMEVPVLIAVPTALLAGAALGAISGVIIAKGKVQAFIATLVTMTLLRGVTMVYTDGRPISTGFTDTADAFAWFGTGYALGIPVPVWLMVIVFAAAWYLLNHTRFGRYVYALGGNESATRLSGINVDKVKIGVYAICGLLAALAGIIITSRLSSAQPTAGMGYELDAIAAVVLGGTSLMGGKGRIMGTLIGALIIGFLNNALNLLDVSSYYQMIAKAAVILLAVMVDNKNK, from the coding sequence ATGAGTAGTGAAATCATGAGTAAAAGCAAATCAAATGAGACAAAGAGAACTTGGATCAGTAAAGAGTGGCTCATTGAGCAGAAGTCGCTCATCGCGTTACTTTTTCTCATCGTGGTGGTCTCTTTTCTCAATCCGAACTTTTTCACCGTAGACAACATTCTTAACATTCTTCGTCAAACTTCAGTGAACGCGATCATCGCCGTGGGGATGACCTTGGTTATTCTGACCGCGGGCATCGATTTGAGTGTGGGGTCGGTGTTGGCCTTATGTGGTGCGTTTGCTGCGAGCCTTGTCGCGATGGAAGTTCCCGTACTCATCGCGGTGCCAACTGCGCTGTTAGCGGGAGCAGCGTTGGGTGCCATTAGCGGCGTTATTATTGCCAAAGGCAAAGTTCAAGCCTTTATCGCCACGCTGGTGACGATGACGCTGCTGCGTGGCGTTACCATGGTTTACACCGATGGCCGTCCTATCTCTACCGGATTCACTGATACGGCAGATGCATTCGCTTGGTTCGGTACAGGTTATGCGTTGGGTATTCCTGTTCCCGTATGGCTAATGGTCATCGTGTTTGCGGCCGCCTGGTATCTACTTAACCACACCCGCTTTGGTCGCTATGTGTATGCACTGGGTGGGAATGAATCCGCAACACGTCTATCTGGTATCAACGTCGACAAAGTCAAAATTGGTGTTTATGCGATTTGCGGCCTGCTTGCTGCTTTGGCAGGCATCATCATCACATCACGCCTATCTTCGGCGCAGCCAACGGCGGGGATGGGTTACGAGCTTGATGCCATTGCAGCGGTCGTGTTGGGTGGTACCAGCTTGATGGGTGGTAAAGGGCGCATCATGGGTACGCTTATCGGCGCCCTGATTATTGGTTTCTTAAACAACGCGCTGAACTTACTCGATGTTTCTTCTTACTACCAAATGATCGCCAAAGCTGCCGTTATTTTGCTGGCGGTCATGGTGGATAACAAAAATAAATAA
- the rbsA gene encoding ribose ABC transporter ATP-binding protein RbsA, producing MNQAILQLSEIEKAFPGVKALDKASLNVYPGRVMALMGENGAGKSTLMKVLTGIYSRDAGEIVYQGQPAQFKGPRDSQQAGISIIHQELNLIRELTIAENIFLGREITSVFGRIDWPKMYAEADKLLARLKVKHSSKTLLGQLSLGEQQMVEIAKALSFESKVIIMDEPTDALTDTETEALFSVIRELREQGCGIVYISHRLKEIFEICDDITVLRDGKFIGQCEVAQTDEDGLIEMMVGRKLEEQYPRIDVVHGQTCLEVIGLTGSGVHDVSFTLKRGEILGISGLMGAGRTELMKVIYGALPSERGVINLDNRTINPVSPQDGLANGIAYISEDRKGDGLVLGLSVKENMSLCALDKLSKGVQIQHQDEVIAVDDFIQLFNIKTPSREQIIGNLSGGNQQKVAIAKGLMTKPKVLILDEPTRGVDVGAKKEIYQLINKFKAEGMSIILVSSEMPEVLGMSDRILVMHEGRITGEFEAKHADQEKLMACAVGKSVSEEAA from the coding sequence ATGAACCAGGCGATTTTACAGCTCAGTGAAATTGAAAAAGCATTTCCTGGCGTGAAGGCGTTAGATAAGGCCTCGCTCAATGTCTACCCAGGAAGAGTGATGGCTTTGATGGGAGAAAATGGAGCAGGAAAATCCACCTTGATGAAAGTGCTCACCGGTATCTATTCACGAGACGCAGGTGAGATAGTTTATCAAGGCCAACCAGCGCAGTTCAAAGGGCCACGAGATTCACAACAAGCTGGGATCAGCATTATTCACCAAGAACTAAACCTTATTCGTGAACTGACCATTGCAGAAAACATTTTTCTTGGTCGAGAGATTACCTCGGTGTTTGGGCGTATTGATTGGCCAAAAATGTACGCAGAAGCGGACAAACTGCTCGCGCGCTTGAAAGTGAAGCACAGCTCCAAGACATTACTTGGCCAGTTAAGTCTGGGTGAACAGCAGATGGTGGAAATCGCCAAAGCGCTCTCATTTGAGTCCAAAGTCATCATCATGGATGAGCCAACAGATGCCTTGACGGATACTGAGACAGAGGCGCTGTTTTCGGTAATTCGAGAGCTCAGAGAGCAGGGGTGCGGCATTGTTTACATCTCCCACCGTTTGAAAGAGATCTTCGAAATTTGTGATGACATCACCGTGTTACGCGATGGCAAATTTATCGGTCAGTGTGAAGTCGCGCAAACAGACGAAGATGGCTTAATTGAGATGATGGTCGGGCGCAAGCTTGAAGAGCAATACCCAAGAATTGACGTGGTGCACGGTCAAACCTGTTTAGAAGTGATTGGCCTGACGGGCTCGGGTGTACACGATGTCAGTTTCACCTTAAAGCGAGGGGAGATTTTGGGTATTTCAGGTCTGATGGGCGCTGGACGAACAGAACTGATGAAAGTGATCTATGGCGCTTTGCCGAGTGAGAGAGGCGTGATCAATCTTGATAATCGCACCATTAATCCGGTAAGCCCACAAGATGGTTTGGCAAATGGCATCGCTTACATTTCAGAAGATCGCAAAGGCGATGGGCTCGTCCTTGGTCTTTCGGTGAAAGAAAACATGTCACTTTGTGCGCTCGATAAGTTGAGCAAAGGTGTGCAAATACAACATCAAGATGAAGTGATTGCTGTGGATGACTTTATCCAACTTTTCAACATCAAAACGCCGTCTCGCGAGCAAATTATTGGCAATCTTTCTGGCGGAAACCAGCAAAAAGTGGCCATCGCAAAAGGGCTGATGACCAAACCGAAAGTTTTGATCCTAGACGAACCGACTCGAGGCGTAGACGTCGGAGCGAAGAAAGAAATTTACCAATTAATCAACAAATTTAAAGCCGAAGGTATGAGCATCATTCTGGTCTCATCTGAAATGCCAGAAGTGCTCGGCATGAGCGATCGCATTTTAGTGATGCATGAAGGTCGCATCACCGGTGAGTTTGAAGCAAAACACGCCGATCAGGAAAAACTGATGGCCTGTGCCGTCGGCAAAAGTGTATCTGAGGAAGCAGCATGA